The Phacochoerus africanus isolate WHEZ1 chromosome 9, ROS_Pafr_v1, whole genome shotgun sequence genomic sequence caagtccatgattttcttttctgtggaaaggttcgtttgtgccatacattagattccagatataagtgatatcatatggcatttgtctttctttctgatttatttcactcagtatgagacatatggaggttcccaggctatgtgttgaattggagctgtagccgccagcctatgccacagcaacccaagatcggagccgtgactgtgacctacagcaatgccagatccttaacccagggagtgaggccaggggttgagcccacaacctcaaggttcctagtcagattcgttacccactgagccacgacaggaactccggaaatcCACTTCTtgatgagaaaaatgaacagCTCCCTTGGGGCCTTGATTAAATGAGGCTTCGGGGACactagtaattttattttactttatttttgtctttttagggctgcaactatggcatatggaggttcccaggctaggtgttgaactggaggtgcagctgctggcctatgccacagcaacagcaatgccagatccaagccatatctgtgacctacaccacagctcatggcaatgccagatccttaacccactgagcaaggccagggatcaaacctgtgtcctcatggatgctagtcagattagtttctgctgaaccacaatggcaactcccaactctagtaattttatttattttatttttaccttaggatgactgatttacattttttaatttttattttttccattatagctggtttacagtgttctgtcaattttctactgtacagcagagtgacccaatcacacatacatatatacactctttttctcatattatcctccatcataagtgactagttataattcccagtgctatacagcaggaacaaCACTAGTAATTTTAATTGACCTCTCCCTTTGGCACCCTGGAGGTAAAACAGTTCTGGGTGAGATGGTGGCATCTCTGGGGtgaagaggcagagagggaatGAAAAGGACCAGTGCGAAAGGAGATCTGGCACGACAGTTTCATGCAGGGAGATAAACTGGAGGCGAGAAGCACATGGAGGTAGAGCATCTGgacaatttattcttttaaaagccaCCCGTTTCACTGTTAAGTAAGTACATCTTTTATCCCTTGCTGTGTCTTTAAGACTCCCTGGAGGTGAGTATCTCAGTCTGAAAACTGCCTTAGAAGTAAGGGGAAGATCAAGTGAACCCCAGCTCCCTAATTGACCACATCGTGGGTCTGCTCTGGGGCCTGTCCTCTGCAAACCTTCATTTTCAGCGGATGATGTCTTATGCGTGAAGTGGCCAGATGGGGCCTGGCATCAGTGCCCACCAGGTTCTCTCTGGCTCTGGGCCACTTCTGTCCGTGGACTGGACCAGCTCCAGGGCAGAGCTGATGTGGTGTTCTGTGCTCTAAACTAAAATGTGcttaggggttcctgttgtggctcagtggtaacgaactagtatctatgaagacgtgggttcgatccctggccttgctcagtgggttgaggatctgacctTGCCATGAACcatgatgtaggtggcagatgtggctcggatcccgcgttgctgtggctgtggcataggctggcacctgtagctctgatttgacccctagcctgggaacctccatatgctgcgggtgtggccctaaaaagcttaaaaaaaaaaaaaaagtgcttattttCTTGTTATCTCAATTTTTACCAGCTGGAAAGTTTCTGAGATCAGTGAGGGACTCCCTGTTGCAAAGCTCagttaaaaaatgattttggtaTTTCCCTTCATCTTGGGGCATCAAAGAAGTGTTTTCTCCCACAGAGGAGATACCTGAAGGCTCTGCTGAAACTATTTCCCTGAAGTGAGAAGATAAAAGATCTCAggcaggaaaaagagagagacaggcagaTGCTGAACCAGGTTCCCACAGAGTTTATTGAGGGACCCAAAGCCAGTGAGAGGACGAAGGAGTCCTACTTCAATATCCCTCCttgaagctgctggcctccggCCAATGGAATActctgggaggggagggcctgCCCTGTGTGGGGGCCATACGGAGCTTCTCGTGCCCAGCCTGCCTACCCACCCCACAAACTCAGATGTgtgagagaaaagacagaattcCTGCCCGGGAGGGTGCTGAGGACACCTCGGACCTCCCCCTCGGCTGGGGTTAAAGCCCTTCGACCTCCCTCGGGAGGAGTGGCCCAGGAACATGGCCCTCTGATCGGCCAGTCTAATCCTCAGAGTGAAGGCCTGAGCAATGGGCCTGGCTGACAGCTGCCGGCATCTACTCTCGGAGCTAACACATAACATCCAAACATGATTAAAGACCCTCAGGACGGTTCTCCCTCTGACAAAGCCACACCCGAGACAGTGGTGGTCCTGCCAGACCCTGGCCAGAGACAGAGACCCAAGCCAACTGGGTGTGAGCCTGTAAGGAGACCATTCTCCTCCAAGCGGATGATCTCCCAGGGCTCAGGTAGGGGTCCGAAGCCTGGGCTTCTGGTTCTCCCCATCCAATGCCAGTGATTCCTCAAAAATCCcccagaagggagaaagggaggaggcgGAGGTGGAGAGCTTGTCAAGAGGCTCACCCATGAGTGGGGCTGGAGGTCGGATCTACTGGGGTGAGGAAAAGGCTGTAGAGGGGTGGGACACTGAGGCAGGGGAGCTGGGGTGTTCCTCGGACTCTGGCATGTCGTCCTGGAAGTACTCGGCCTGGCGGTACTGCCACAGACGCAGGTTCCCGTCCCACTGCAGGGCAGAAGGTGGCAAGTACTCAGAGGGTGCCGCCGCCTCCCAGATCTAAGTCCCAGACACACATTGCCCCCCGTCCCCCAGCCCCAGGATCCTCACCGAACTGCTGACAATCTTCTCCTCAAAGGGGTGCCAGCTGACATCACGCACACAGGCCTTATGGCTGGTCAGCTTCTTTACGATGTGGCCACTGAGGAGGTCGTACACTGTCCAGGAAAGGCCAGAGTGGAGAGGGGCTGCCGGGAGAACATCTAGCCACACATCCCTCCCTGAGCAACACCACTTACCTACCTTTCAGACAACTTGCCGCGTTCCCAGGGGAGAAAAGCCCACACCTGAGGATAGTGTTACTTCTCAGTGTCTTTTCCCTACCTTGGGTTGAGGGTATCTTTGAGCAGAGCTAGGCAACCTCTGACCCTTAGCTAAATCTCACAGCGTCTACAGTGGGTCTACAGTTGGTCTACAGTTAAGAAAATGTGGAGCTCCCATcctgtctcagtggttaacgaacccgactagcacccatgaggatgcaggttcgacccctggccttgctcagtgggttaaggatccagtgttgccgtgagatggggtgtaggtcacagacgcggcttggatcccacattgctgtggctgtggtgtaggccagcagttgtagctccgatttgacccctagcctgggaacctccatatgccgcaggtgcggccctaaaaaaaataaaaatagaaaaaaaaaaaaaaagggctcttctccccactcccaggagccctggttgttctttgctttcttttagtaGAGACTTTgcttgcaaaaataaataaataaataaatagataaaaaaacaaaaaaacaaaaagaaaatgcaatgtgGCTTCAAAGCACCAATTTTCCTAAAAGTCCCTAAGATATGGAAGGCATTGCAGAAATGAACAACGGGGTGTCTCCACAGACGTATGAACCTACCATCCCTTCTCTGGACTTgggtatatttttctctctccctggaaGGGCCTCCATCTTGGGGCCTTCCTTGGTATGGCGCTGTCTTGGGCCTCTTCTGTGAATctgggtttttcattttttttgtctttttagggccgcacctgtggcatatggaggttcccaggctaagggttgaatcagagccatagctgccagcctataccagagtcatatgggatctgagccgcatctgcaacctacaccccatctcacggcaatgctggatcattaacccactgagcgaggccagggatcgaacctgaatcctcatggatgctagttgggttcgttaaccactgagccacgacaggaacttctgtctgtgactctgtttgtGTTTCTTTGCTCATGCTCCTCTTGGTTCAGTGGCTGTACATCTTTTACTATTTGTGGCTGTCTTTTTGTGTCATTCTTTGCATCTCTGTTCCCTCCTACCTTTCGTCTGTAATCTTTTCCCTTGACTGGCTAAAAAACAGAACTGGGTGTATTTCTGGTCACCGATTATATTTATTGACTAGAattctctgttcctttccttaatttaaaatgctaatgaatagaatattttctcctttctctgtttaAGCCTCCCCTGCTCCAGGGCAAATTAAATTTTGCTTGCAGTTGTCACTGGGTTTTTTAAGGTGGTCACTGGTGGTTATAGATGGAATGCAGAGAAACCTTCCTATCCTCCCCGAGGCCCCCTGTTCCGACACAATCCTTACCAACCACTTTGCCGGTGGAGCAGCCACTGTAGATGTACTGTTGGCCGGTGCTGTAGGTGGGAGAGAACCGGCAGCGGATGAGGGTGTGCAGCACCCCGTGGCCCCGGTAGGTCATCAAGGAGCTGTCCCCCGGGAGCTTCAGCTTCCGCCAGgctggggggagaggcagggtgAGCCCTAGGTTAGGGAACCTGGATTCTCCTGTATCACTTGTCCTCGGCACAGACTGAGGCTCACAGACAGCCCCCTTTCCAGTTCCCACGAGTGGCTCTTTGCCGCCTAATGTCAGCTGATATACCCTCACAtagctctgattctttttttcttgtttagggccacacctgcagcatatgggaggttctcaagctaggggtcgaatcagagctgtagctgccagcctatgccacagccacagcatcgcctgatccttaacccactgagtgaaaccagggatcgaacccacatcctcatggatactagttggattcatttccacagagccatgacaggaactccctctgctgaTTGTTAAGATGCTGAAATACTCTTCTATCCACTAGTTCTGAGTATGCCTAGCCCCCACTGGGAACCCCTGGCTCTCCCATGGTTCAGCAAAAAGAGTTAATGCCTGGCAAAGGTGAATCAGGAAGGGCCTCCAGGACTCTCGCTCCAGGCTACAGCCCTCCTCCTACCCCTACCTACCGTGCTCTGGCCAGGCCTTACCAGGGGTCAAATATTTTAACTACCACCCCCAATTGTTCACTCTCCAGATCTCGGGTTCTACTTCCACTCTCACCTTTTTTGGGCACTTGCTGCCAGCGGTAGTCCCAGTCTTGCTGTGTGGCAGCCTGGCGTGAGGCTTCCATACCTTCCCGGCTAGAAAAGCGGCGGATATCCCAGAGCTTGATGGTCTGGTCTTTGGAGTTGGAGATGAGATATCGGGCGTCACCCTGTGAATCCCAAGATGGATGATTAAGTGTCAGAACTTGCAAATGTCAGTGGCTGTCAGGCTGGCTCCTCTTCCCCCGTGAAGGAGTAAGAGTGCTGGTCTTTTCACTTTGGTCGCCTCTTTTCTTCATCCAGGCAGACCGAGCCACAGACCCCACCCACTGGTTAGGTTTCCCCTTCTTTGCCCAGGGCGCTGGCTGGGCTCCTATTCTATCCTGGATCAGACTGTCTTCTACTTTCCTTGTATAGAAAGCTGCTCCTTGAGGAGTGGTGGTACTAATGGATCTCATGTCTCGTGGCTTAAGCCTCTTCCTTAACCTCCAGCTCTTGCAAACCTTGGCTAAGGAGGAGGTTGGTGAGTTCCCATGCCCATCCACTCTGACGCCCTCCTGGACAACAAGAACCTCAGCAGCCTGGCTGTGCAGGCAGGTCCTGCCTCTGTGCCCACCTTGCTGTCAATGAAAGTGATGCCATCTTGGTGTCCAGCCAGTGCACCCACAGGCTTGGGGTCATCCTCCCGCATGGTGCGTCGATCCCACACTTTGCAGATGGCATCATCACCCCCGGAGAACAGGATCTGGGAGCTCATGTCGGCAAAGGCCACTGCATTCACATCATCCTCATGGGATTCAATCTAGGGGAGAAGGAGGCCAGGGTGCCTACGACCTCTTTCTAGGTCTTCCCATAGGCCAAGGACCAGGAGGCAGAGGCTCGGTCTTGGGAGCAATACCTGAAGGGTACGCCGATTCTGTTCTCGATCAAAGACATACAGGCAGCCATCGTTGGCCCTGAAAGGAAGGAGATAAAGAGGGTATGGAGCCAGGACCACAATGGAGCCAGACCAATGCTCCATGTGCTCTGGAGAGACCGTGTCTCAAAGAGCTATGGAGGAGCAAGtgcttgtctctcttttttttttttgtctttttaggaccataccctcggcatatggaagttctcagggcagatgaccaattggaactgtagctgcccacctatgccacagccacagccacaggttctggcgtctgcgatctacaccacagctcacggcaacgccagaacctcaacctactaagcaaggccagggatcaaactgcgtcctcatggatactaatcaggttcactaccgctgagccacgatgggagaaGAGTTATGCAGGAGATGGGAGAAGAGTTAGCTGTGTTTACAAGGAGGTATGAGCTCTCCCATCTCATGCTGGGGAAACAGTGAGCGAGGGGTGAAGTGACTCAGAAACCTTGACCCTGGGGAAGGCCTGGTTGTTCTCCACAGCTGCCTGGGTCCAGTGCCATCTCTGTAATGGCAGAGATGGCTTCTGGAAGAACTCCTGTCTCATTAAGCAAGGGACACAtccccacacacactcaccctCCAAGCACTTCTCGTCCATCTGAAGACACGGCGATGGAGAAGACGGCAAAACGACGCTCAACAGGCCTGAAAAGAGCAAAGGAGTGGCTGCGTGAAgtccctccaccccagctcatCTACAGAGAATCTGACAAGGGCCGTGAGGCACACCACTGTGGGGGAAAGGACCCCTGCCAGCATGTGCTAGAATGGGCAGCACCTCAGTGAGACACTGGGAAGAAGCCTACAGCCGCCCACTGCACCCTGGTCCTCTGCATGACAGGCTGGATGCTTCCCTCCTGGGAATTCACACAGAGAAACTTGCAACCAGTGTACTTTTCCCTCTAAGCAGGAGTTCCAGTTAAAGACGTTTGCTCCTAGAGAGCCTTCCTTGAGAGATGTTTTGTTTTTcgggtttttggcttttcagggccgcacctgcagcatataggagctcccaggctaggggctgaattggagctacaccttgAGAGGTTTCTGATGAGTCTGACCAGGAAGGGAAGCCAGTACCTTAGAtccagggctgtgtgtgtgtctccctccCCGTAGATGTTGCAGATATGAACTAAGAGAAGCAAGAGAAACAAGACTCTTTCAGGGCTGGGGTACGGAGGGTGGAAGTGAGGCTGGGAGGTGATGGAACAAAGGGCAAGGATGTCCACCCTGGGGGGTGATCTGCCCAGGAGAAGGCGCAGAGTCCTGGCTCCCAGGAGATGGGCCTTTGGAGAACTCAGGTCCCAGGCTGGAGCCACCGTGGTGGTCTGGGGCCTACTCACTGTAATCAGACCAGCTGGAGTAAAGGAAATGATTCCCATCAGGGGTGAAGGCCACATCCAAGACGCTCCAGCCGACATCCCGGGCCTTGATGCTCTTGAACTTATGAAAGCGGCCATACCGGCAGTCATACATTCGGATTACCTGGTCTGTGTAAGTGGGGATCAGGCAGAATTAGGGGACACTCTCCCAGAATCCTCCCTAGATCAGACCTCTCTCACTCAGTGCAGCTGTGGAATCTGCCCTTGATCATGGGCAATGTGTTCTGGCCAGGCATCCCTAAGCCAGGATCTGagcccctggggcctggggctttCTAGCCCTAGTCAGGGGGAACACCTCTTGTTCTAGGGCAGTTTGTAGGACTAGGGTCTGATACCTTGGCAGGCAGACATGAAGATCTGACCATCTTTGCTGTAGATGCCACAGAAAGCCTTCTGGGAGTAGGTATCAATGAAGCCCAGATCATTGGGCAAGAAGCTGGGGAAGCAGAGGAAATGAGTGTAAGGGGAGCTCAGCACAGGCAGTGTCCCGGTTAGTAGAATCCTAACAGAGCTGGATGTGTGTACAGAGGATATTTCCTTTTGGCTTGGGCaagtccctttcttttcttttgctttttggctgccccatggcatatggagttcctgggccagggatcagatccaagatgtagctgcaacctaagctgaagctgcggcaatgctggatccttaacccactgtgcccggatGGCCAGCGATCAATCCTGTGCCCCAGCGCCCCCAAGACGCCAATGATCCCTTtgtgccatggtaggaactccacaagtctctttctttcattcatctaTCATCCCCTCAATTGCTATATTTTGCCATTTTGTTTATTCTCAAAGCCTCAACCCCATGTAACCTCACCTGAATATCCCTAAGGATCCTTTAACATTGGTCTCTTCAAAGTTTAGGAGATAAGACCTATCTGGCCCTTGGGATCTCTTCACCAAGCCCCATACTCACTGAGACATCACTCgagactgttctccaagggaGAAGCTTCCCCGGTGGCAGAGGCCCCGTTCTCTCTAAAGGAAGGGATTGGGGAATATTGCTAGCAGAAACAGAGGGCCACTTCAGGCACACCAAGCCCCCTCCTCCAAAGATACTGTTCTTGCTACAGACAAAATACCCATACCCAGTAGTTCATCCCACCAAAGCCCAATGCAGGTTGGCTAAGAGTGTTCCAGTTCCAGCCCTTGCAGCTTCTGGCTACATTGATAGGGCTACTGTCAGGCAGGATAGAAGTGCAGAGGCCTACCTGGAGCAGCATTTGAGGAAAGCTGTGCTCCTGGGCTGCCCGTCTATGTCCTAGCCGCCCTGTGGCCAATTCCACCTGTGTCTTGATCTCACTGCATTCCAGGTCCCGGGTGTCAGGGGTGGCATCCACTGCGAATACCAAAGAGAAGTTTTGTTTTAGGTCTTCCAGCCCCAGAGGACAGTTACAGAGCTGTGCTCAACCCACTCAATGTGGCTGAATATTCTGGGGCTGTGAAAATTCCCTCATCCCCTGAATTATCGcatctttctttcaatttttgccataatttgtgtgtgtgtgtgtgtgtgtgtctttttagggccacacctgcggcttatggaggttcccaggctaggggtctgattggagctgtagctgatggcctacgccacagacacagcaacgtgggatccgagctgcgtctgcaacctacaccacagctcacggcaacaccagatccttaacccattgagtgaggccagggactgaacctgcgtcctcatggatgttagtcaggttctttaaccactgaaccacgatgggaatggccataaaaatttttataaaaggttTTCTGatgagggtcttttttttttttttttttggcagtgcccgtggcatgtggaagttcccaggcaagggactgaacttgcaccacagcagctactcaagctgttgcagtgacaaagccagatccttaattcactgtgccataAGAAAACTCTGATGAAAGTCTTCTGATGTTGGAGTTTCAGTctgcccttcctctttttttatttttttaaattaaagtatagttgatttatgtctTTTCTCTTACCAGGTGGGTTGTATCGGTCTCCGAGACGACCATCCCAGGCATTGTCATGCTCTTCCTCTGAGTCCGAGAGGGCCTGGATGAGTTGTAAATTTGCCGCACCTCCTCCCTGCACCAACCTCACCTGGCCTCTGTGGAGAGACCCCCCCATGATAAAGGGGAGTATCCCATCCCCAAATCAACCAAATTCAGAGTCAGTGGTGATGTTAGTTCTTAGACTACCTAGTCCTCAAACTCTCATTCTGTTGCCATTTTGAGGGTGGGGGCTGACTAGACCTTGGCTGTTATTTTCAGTCTCCTATAAGACACACTAGGCAATAAGTTCTCCCTCTTATAGCAGGAGTAGAAAAACCCCGACATCACACGGGGTTAGCTGACTCCTCGGAGAGCTAAAAATTGAGAGCATTTCCTTCCAAGCCTCTGCCCAAGGAGTTCAGCATAGAACATGGTGTTCTGAAGGGACTCCCAAGGTTGTTTTCTCCCCAAGAAGCCATAGCTAAGAACCAAAGCCAGTTGCACCCCTTTCCAGTCAATTCCTGGTGGTCACTTCCCTCAAAGCAATCTTTCCTCAAAAACAGGATTAGAGTTAATTTAAACTTGTGTTTCAAGTAAATCCACATGGCCTCATATAATGTGTCAATAACTTCACTAAAGTTCAACACCCACCTTCCCAGCACTTTTCAACCCTCACATCATTCCTTTTCCACcaggcaaccccccccccatttcttatttACGTGAAAAATAATCTACATTTGTGTAGTCATAACTAAAAAAACTCCCCTGAACACTTCCCTCAAACATAAGAGCAAGTCATCTAGCTGACCCTCCCTAGGCAAAACCCACTCTTACTGGGTATGAAGCTGAGTGCCCTGAGTGTCCAGCAGGGAGGGATGTTCTGCTCAAACAGAAAGGTAGTCCTGGGATAATCCCACTTCCTATTATCTGTAACTTCCCTGATTGGAGCTGGGATCAAGGGACTGTGGTGGCGCCTGGTGGGGACACACCAGAGGGTAAGTTACCTGCGTAGGAGATAGGCCAGTACCTGGGCCAGATCCACAtcttcatcctcctcttcctcttcctcactccGACGCAGGCCAGCCCCTCTTCGGGGCAAGCCCTCGGAGGGGTCTCCGGACCCAGTTCCTGCACTGCTGCTGTTCCGTGATCCCATCTTCTGGTCACAGCATCCTTAAGTCCTGTGCAGGGACTCCTCCTGTCACCTCCTTGGGTTTGATGAAAGCAAACCCTGCTCTAGAAATACCAGGGTCTCCTGAGATACGGCAGTAGCTATAACTAGGGGGGCTACACTTCTTAGGGACTGAGAGCCCTTCTCCTTGGCCTGTAACAACTCCCAAGGCTTCGGGAACACAAACCTTTCCCAATCCtgtgaagcaaaaaaaaacagagtgaaGTCTAGGGCGTGACCTTAGCTCACCAGTGAGAATCCTTTGAAGAGAAATTTCTCAGTTTTCTACCTCAAACTCACCTATCAAAGtccctgagggtgggggtggattCCCAGGTAACCTCTCAGGCCGACCAATCAAAAACCCTCGCAGAAGAAAGCGCCTCATTAGCTTATCCCATCTAACCAATCAGAAGCCTTAGGACCCCCCGACGCCCCCCTTACCGACCAATCAGCACACTCCCTCCCAAAAGCCGGCGGCAGCGACAACCAATGAAGTTAAAACTCCACTTAACCCCCTCCTTCCTCGCCTCACGCCCACGTGGTGTGCCGGGGATGTGTAAGCTAAGGGGGGTAGGCCTGCGAGAGACCACCCACCAGCCAGGAGAGGTCTCAGGACCCGCAGCGGCGCAAGGCCTTGTTTACATCGACTGCCTTCCGGCGTCGGCCAACAGCTCCTTCGTCACGCGCTTCCTTCGTCACGCATCTCCAGGCTCTGCCGCCGGCGGACTGCAGACGTCACGCGACGCCCCTGACGGCCCCGCCCCCTTGGCCCGCTCACTGGACAGCTGAGAGCGGTGATTGACAGATGGGCGGGAGAAAGTATGTGAGGAGTGCTAGGGGAGGGGAAAGCGAGCGATCCAGGAGGAGAGGTCGCTTCTGGTTGGGAGGCGTTAAGTGCGGAACTGGCTGCTTCTTGAATCAGAAACAACGGAACTAGACCTCATGGGCGAGGGGCGGGGCTTACAAAAGAAGTTTGTGATTCGCTGCCCAGAGGTGTCTTAACAAGGGAAATAATT encodes the following:
- the DCAF11 gene encoding DDB1- and CUL4-associated factor 11 isoform X1 encodes the protein MGSRNSSSAGTGSGDPSEGLPRRGAGLRRSEEEEEEDEDVDLAQVLAYLLRRGQVRLVQGGGAANLQLIQALSDSEEEHDNAWDGRLGDRYNPPVDATPDTRDLECSEIKTQVELATGRLGHRRAAQEHSFPQMLLQRERGLCHRGSFSLGEQSRVMSHFLPNDLGFIDTYSQKAFCGIYSKDGQIFMSACQDQVIRMYDCRYGRFHKFKSIKARDVGWSVLDVAFTPDGNHFLYSSWSDYIHICNIYGEGDTHTALDLRPVERRFAVFSIAVSSDGREVLGGANDGCLYVFDREQNRRTLQIESHEDDVNAVAFADMSSQILFSGGDDAICKVWDRRTMREDDPKPVGALAGHQDGITFIDSKGDARYLISNSKDQTIKLWDIRRFSSREGMEASRQAATQQDWDYRWQQVPKKAWRKLKLPGDSSLMTYRGHGVLHTLIRCRFSPTYSTGQQYIYSGCSTGKVVAPLHSGLSWTVYDLLSGHIVKKLTSHKACVRDVSWHPFEEKIVSSSWDGNLRLWQYRQAEYFQDDMPESEEHPSSPASVSHPSTAFSSPQ
- the DCAF11 gene encoding DDB1- and CUL4-associated factor 11 isoform X3 produces the protein MKMWIWPRGQVRLVQGGGAANLQLIQALSDSEEEHDNAWDGRLGDRYNPPVDATPDTRDLECSEIKTQVELATGRLGHRRAAQEHSFPQMLLQRERGLCHRGSFSLGEQSRVMSHFLPNDLGFIDTYSQKAFCGIYSKDGQIFMSACQDQVIRMYDCRYGRFHKFKSIKARDVGWSVLDVAFTPDGNHFLYSSWSDYIHICNIYGEGDTHTALDLRPVERRFAVFSIAVSSDGREVLGGANDGCLYVFDREQNRRTLQIESHEDDVNAVAFADMSSQILFSGGDDAICKVWDRRTMREDDPKPVGALAGHQDGITFIDSKGDARYLISNSKDQTIKLWDIRRFSSREGMEASRQAATQQDWDYRWQQVPKKAWRKLKLPGDSSLMTYRGHGVLHTLIRCRFSPTYSTGQQYIYSGCSTGKVVAPLHSGLSWTVYDLLSGHIVKKLTSHKACVRDVSWHPFEEKIVSSSWDGNLRLWQYRQAEYFQDDMPESEEHPSSPASVSHPSTAFSSPQ
- the DCAF11 gene encoding DDB1- and CUL4-associated factor 11 isoform X2, with translation MGSRNSSSAGTGSGDPSEGLPRRGAGLRRSEEEEEEDEDVDLAQVLAYLLRRGQVRLVQGGGAANLQLIQALSDSEEEHDNAWDGRLGDRYNPPVDATPDTRDLECSEIKTQVELATGRLGHRRAAQEHSFPQMLLQRERGLCHRGSFSLGEQSRVMSHFLPNDLGFIDTYSQKAFCGIYSKDGQIFMSACQDQVIRMYDCRYGRFHKFKSIKARDVGWSVLDVAFTPDGNHFLYSSWSDYIHICNIYGEGDTHTALDLRPVERRFAVFSIAVSSDGREVLGGANDGCLYVFDREQNRRTLQIESHEDDVNAVAFADMSSQILFSGGDDAICKVWDRRTMREDDPKPVGALAGHQDGITFIDSKGDARYLISNSKDQTIKLWDIRRFSSREGMEASRQAATQQDWDYRWQQVPKKAWRKLKLPGDSSLMTYRGHGVLHTLIRCRFSPTYSTGQQYIYSGCSTGKVVVYDLLSGHIVKKLTSHKACVRDVSWHPFEEKIVSSSWDGNLRLWQYRQAEYFQDDMPESEEHPSSPASVSHPSTAFSSPQ
- the DCAF11 gene encoding DDB1- and CUL4-associated factor 11 isoform X4 — protein: MKMWIWPRGQVRLVQGGGAANLQLIQALSDSEEEHDNAWDGRLGDRYNPPVDATPDTRDLECSEIKTQVELATGRLGHRRAAQEHSFPQMLLQRERGLCHRGSFSLGEQSRVMSHFLPNDLGFIDTYSQKAFCGIYSKDGQIFMSACQDQVIRMYDCRYGRFHKFKSIKARDVGWSVLDVAFTPDGNHFLYSSWSDYIHICNIYGEGDTHTALDLRPVERRFAVFSIAVSSDGREVLGGANDGCLYVFDREQNRRTLQIESHEDDVNAVAFADMSSQILFSGGDDAICKVWDRRTMREDDPKPVGALAGHQDGITFIDSKGDARYLISNSKDQTIKLWDIRRFSSREGMEASRQAATQQDWDYRWQQVPKKAWRKLKLPGDSSLMTYRGHGVLHTLIRCRFSPTYSTGQQYIYSGCSTGKVVVYDLLSGHIVKKLTSHKACVRDVSWHPFEEKIVSSSWDGNLRLWQYRQAEYFQDDMPESEEHPSSPASVSHPSTAFSSPQ